One Methylocaldum marinum DNA window includes the following coding sequences:
- a CDS encoding HEAT repeat domain-containing protein, protein MSKVQGKLRPALLFGYLFSVGIVAEESPPVGVLIDAARESNSVVRREAIEKLGEIGDPRAFDSVVGALNDDNPEVRRKAAEALGELKDPRAVAALLDTLRDGDSAVQWAAAVALGEMERKAVRPLVDALEHGEPPVRWGAAKALGEIKDAAAVEPLIDALFDSDALVRREAAESLGYLRDSHAVPALTEALKDEEPSVQWDAAVALGRLHDARAVDALIGALEDSEVGFRTKLTEALAAIGPPASEPLVAALRSNDPAVRAGVTEALGNIGQPAIDALIAGFGDGDARFRGVARETLLILGADAISPLIAALDDDNWRIRSGAATVLSKAKDSRAGDAVAARMKCLAPVADAHGELIETGQPGTEDSLIDALTLLGNAQMARDFIDSGNPSLEEAGRLWFEDHGQTVHSSSEKAKGKRPRWGRPKSFVP, encoded by the coding sequence ATGAGCAAGGTACAGGGAAAGCTCCGGCCGGCGTTGCTCTTCGGATATCTTTTTTCCGTCGGGATAGTGGCCGAGGAGTCTCCGCCCGTGGGGGTTCTGATCGATGCCGCCAGGGAAAGCAATTCGGTGGTTCGTCGCGAGGCTATAGAAAAGCTGGGTGAAATCGGCGACCCCCGGGCATTCGATTCCGTGGTCGGCGCCTTGAACGACGATAACCCGGAGGTTCGGCGGAAAGCCGCCGAAGCCTTGGGCGAGCTCAAGGACCCGCGGGCGGTCGCAGCCTTGCTCGACACCCTGAGAGACGGCGATTCGGCGGTGCAGTGGGCGGCGGCCGTGGCGCTCGGGGAGATGGAGCGAAAGGCGGTCCGGCCTCTGGTCGATGCGCTCGAGCACGGTGAACCGCCGGTTCGGTGGGGAGCCGCGAAAGCGCTGGGAGAAATCAAGGATGCCGCGGCCGTGGAGCCGCTGATCGACGCCTTGTTCGACAGCGACGCCCTGGTTCGCCGCGAAGCCGCGGAGTCGCTGGGATATCTGCGCGACTCCCACGCGGTGCCGGCGTTGACCGAAGCTTTGAAGGACGAGGAACCCTCGGTCCAGTGGGATGCCGCGGTCGCGTTGGGACGCTTGCACGACGCGCGGGCGGTCGATGCTTTGATCGGGGCGCTCGAGGACAGCGAGGTGGGGTTTCGAACCAAGTTGACCGAAGCGCTGGCGGCGATCGGACCGCCGGCTTCGGAGCCCCTGGTCGCGGCATTGCGCAGCAACGACCCGGCGGTCCGGGCCGGGGTGACCGAAGCCTTGGGGAACATCGGCCAACCGGCGATCGACGCATTGATTGCCGGATTCGGGGATGGCGACGCCCGGTTTCGGGGTGTGGCCAGGGAAACGCTGTTGATACTGGGGGCCGATGCAATATCCCCATTGATCGCCGCTTTGGATGATGATAATTGGCGAATTCGCAGCGGGGCCGCAACGGTACTGAGTAAAGCCAAGGACTCGCGGGCGGGGGATGCCGTTGCCGCAAGAATGAAGTGCCTCGCCCCGGTGGCCGACGCTCACGGCGAATTGATCGAAACCGGACAGCCCGGAACCGAGGACAGTCTCATCGACGCCCTGACTCTTCTGGGAAATGCGCAGATGGCGCGGGATTTCATCGACAGCGGAAACCCCTCGCTGGAAGAAGCCGGGCGCCTATGGTTCGAGGACCACGGGCAGACCGTGCACAGTTCGTCGGAGAAGGCGAAAGGCAAGCGTCCACGCTGGGGGCGGCCAAAGTCGTTTGTCCCCTAA
- a CDS encoding thioesterase II family protein — translation MSVVSPSEWFVRYQNHPATAPVRLFAFPFAGGGAAIYREWGNRLRGVDVYSALLPGRERRLDELPIGDLHQLLDPLLPALLALADRPFILFGHSMGALIAYELARRLKERGVSPAHVIVSGYRSPDRPRRNRTLHHLPDAELVDALRDYGGTPAKILEHEEMLQILLPMLRADFRLNETYLYTPGLMLDCPLTALAGLADKLVTPDEMTGWGEKTDGDFSLVRIPGGHFFILECPDLVLETVQNRIHGLANGWKARGSEW, via the coding sequence ATGTCCGTGGTTAGTCCTTCCGAGTGGTTCGTCCGTTATCAGAATCATCCGGCCACCGCCCCGGTGCGCCTGTTCGCCTTCCCTTTCGCCGGCGGCGGCGCGGCCATTTACCGGGAATGGGGCAACCGCCTGCGAGGCGTGGATGTATACAGCGCGCTTCTACCCGGCCGCGAGCGCCGCTTGGACGAGCTGCCGATCGGCGATCTGCATCAGCTTTTGGACCCGCTGCTGCCGGCTTTACTGGCCTTGGCCGACCGGCCATTCATTCTGTTCGGGCACAGCATGGGCGCATTGATCGCTTACGAACTGGCCAGGCGTTTGAAGGAACGGGGCGTCAGCCCGGCCCACGTGATCGTTTCCGGCTATCGTTCGCCGGACCGGCCGCGGCGCAACCGCACCTTACATCACCTGCCCGATGCCGAACTGGTCGACGCTTTGCGGGACTACGGCGGAACCCCCGCGAAAATACTCGAACATGAGGAAATGCTTCAGATACTTTTACCCATGTTGCGTGCCGATTTCCGTCTCAACGAGACCTATCTCTACACGCCGGGTCTCATGCTGGATTGTCCTCTGACCGCTCTGGCGGGACTCGCGGACAAACTCGTCACGCCGGACGAGATGACCGGTTGGGGAGAAAAGACCGACGGCGATTTCAGCCTGGTGCGCATCCCGGGTGGACACTTCTTCATTCTCGAGTGCCCCGATCTCGTCCTGGAAACCGTACAAAACCGCATCCACGGACTGGCGAATGGCTGGAAAGCACGGGGCAGCGAGTGGTAG